In Prunus dulcis chromosome 1, ALMONDv2, whole genome shotgun sequence, the following are encoded in one genomic region:
- the LOC117618322 gene encoding putative receptor like protein 25, whose product MEMFLLVKILTIFTAINFLCNKFSGQIPAEVGGFKSLYILNLSNNAFTGAIPPSLSNMQKLESSDLSVNSLNEQIPAEFAKLTLLSFLNLSNNQLVGRISHSTQFSTFPKSSFEGNKDLLGPPLTTDDIAAVFSPQPMSNGRRFPNSGHDQIIGML is encoded by the coding sequence ATGGAGATGTTTTTATTAGTAAAGATTTTAACTATCTTCACTGCGATCAACTTCTTGTGCAACAAATTCAGTGGACAAATACCTGCGGAGGTGGGAGGATTCAAATCATTGTACATCCTCAACTTGTCCAACAATGCTTTCACAGGTGCAATCCCACCATCGTTAAGTAACATGCAAAAACTCGAGTCGTCAGATCTCTCAGTGAACAGCCTGAACGAGCAAATTCCAGCAGAGTTTGCAAAGCTCACTTTGCTCTCGTTCTTGAATCTCTCAAACAATCAGTTGGTTGGCAGGATCTCACACAGCACTCAGTTTTCAACATTTCCAAAATCATCCTTTGAAGGCAACAAGGATTTATTGGGGCCTCCTTTGACAACAGATGACATAGCTGCAGTGTTTTCACCACAGCCAATGTCCAATGGAAGGCGTTTTCCAAATTCAGGCCATGATCAGATTATTGGGATGTTATAA
- the LOC117615540 gene encoding zinc transporter 4, chloroplastic-like isoform X1, producing the protein MLFIEDLLPLLWSSGFREKARFFKESLLQSMANTSCESSEVEASCRDESSALVLKLIAVASILIAGVVGVAIPLVGKNRRFLRTDSSLFVAAKAFAAGVILATGFVHMLNGGSEALNNPCLPEFPWAKFPFSGFFAMMASLATLLVDFVGTQYYERKQGLARPIADQVRVGSDVPEIEAGVGPGHPQKDLNGKVFGEEEGGGMHIVGMHAHAAHHRHSHPHGQAACDGHVAREPELEHGHDHGHGHSHGFGDADEDSGVRHVVVSQILELGIVSHSVIIGLSLGVSQSPCTIRPLVAALSFHQFFEGFALGGCISQAQIKTLTATVMACFFAITTPLGIGVGTAISSFYNPYSPGALITEGILDSLSAGILVYMALVDLIAADFLSKRMSCNFRLQVVSYCCLFVGAGLMSLLAIWA; encoded by the exons ATGTTATTCATCGAG GATCTTTTGCCCCTGCTCTGGTCTTCTGGTTTCCGAGAAAAAGCTCGGTTTTTCAAAG AGTCGCTTTTGCAGTCCATGGCCAACACGAGCTGCGAGAGCTCCGAGGTCGAGGCCTCCTGCCGCGATGAGTCATCGGCGCTCGTCCTCAAACTCATCGCCGTCGCTTCGATTCTCATCGCCGGAGTCGTCGGGGTAGCCATTCCCCTCGTAGGAAAAAATCGCCGGTTTCTCCGGACCGACAGCAGCCTCTTTGTCGCGGCCAAAGCCTTCGCGGCCGGCGTCATTCTGGCGACCGGGTTCGTGCACATGCTTAATGGCGGGTCGGAGGCGTTGAACAACCCGTGTTTACCCGAATTCCCGTGGGCCAAGTTTCCGTTCTCGGGCTTTTTCGCCATGATGGCCTCGCTTGCCACGTTGCTCGTTGACTTTGTCGGGACGCAGTATTACGAGAGGAAACAGGGGCTGGCCCGGCCCATCGCGGACCAGGTCCGGGTCGGGTCGGATGTACCGGAAATTGAGGCGGGCGTGGGTCCGGGGCATCCCCAAAAGGATCTGAATGGGAAGGTGTTTGGGGAAGAGGAAGGCGGTGGGATGCACATTGTGGGAATGCATGCGCACGCGGCGCACCATAGACACAGCCACCCGCATGGGCAGGCCGCGTGTGACGGCCACGTGGCGCGGGAACCCGAACTTGAACACGGGCACGATCACGGGCACGGGCATTCTCACGGGTTCGGTGATGCTGACGAGGATAGTGGTGTTCGGCACGTCGTCGTTTCTCAG ATTTTGGAACTTGGGATTGTATCACATTCTGTCATCATCGGCCTATCTCTGGGAGTTTCACAGAGCCCATGCACCATAAGACCCTTAGTTGCAGCTCTCTCCTTCCACCAGTTCTTTGAAGGCTTTGCACTTGGAGGCTGCATATCTCAAGCCCAGATCAAGACCCTCACAGCAACTGTCATGGCCTGTTTTTTTGCCATCACAACTCCCCTCGGGATCGGCGTTGGGACGGCCATTTCTTCATTTTACAACCCATACAGCCCAGGAGCTTTGATAACTGAAGGCATCTTGGATTCCCTGTCTGCTGGCATTCTGGTGTACATGGCCTTGGTGGACCTCATTGCTGCTGATTTCTTGAGTAAGAGGATGAGCTGCAATTTTAGGCTCCAAGTTGTATCTTATTGCTGTCTCTTTGTTGGAGCTGGATTGATGTCCTTGCTTGCAATTTGGGCTTGA
- the LOC117615540 gene encoding zinc transporter 4, chloroplastic-like isoform X2, protein MANTSCESSEVEASCRDESSALVLKLIAVASILIAGVVGVAIPLVGKNRRFLRTDSSLFVAAKAFAAGVILATGFVHMLNGGSEALNNPCLPEFPWAKFPFSGFFAMMASLATLLVDFVGTQYYERKQGLARPIADQVRVGSDVPEIEAGVGPGHPQKDLNGKVFGEEEGGGMHIVGMHAHAAHHRHSHPHGQAACDGHVAREPELEHGHDHGHGHSHGFGDADEDSGVRHVVVSQILELGIVSHSVIIGLSLGVSQSPCTIRPLVAALSFHQFFEGFALGGCISQAQIKTLTATVMACFFAITTPLGIGVGTAISSFYNPYSPGALITEGILDSLSAGILVYMALVDLIAADFLSKRMSCNFRLQVVSYCCLFVGAGLMSLLAIWA, encoded by the exons ATGGCCAACACGAGCTGCGAGAGCTCCGAGGTCGAGGCCTCCTGCCGCGATGAGTCATCGGCGCTCGTCCTCAAACTCATCGCCGTCGCTTCGATTCTCATCGCCGGAGTCGTCGGGGTAGCCATTCCCCTCGTAGGAAAAAATCGCCGGTTTCTCCGGACCGACAGCAGCCTCTTTGTCGCGGCCAAAGCCTTCGCGGCCGGCGTCATTCTGGCGACCGGGTTCGTGCACATGCTTAATGGCGGGTCGGAGGCGTTGAACAACCCGTGTTTACCCGAATTCCCGTGGGCCAAGTTTCCGTTCTCGGGCTTTTTCGCCATGATGGCCTCGCTTGCCACGTTGCTCGTTGACTTTGTCGGGACGCAGTATTACGAGAGGAAACAGGGGCTGGCCCGGCCCATCGCGGACCAGGTCCGGGTCGGGTCGGATGTACCGGAAATTGAGGCGGGCGTGGGTCCGGGGCATCCCCAAAAGGATCTGAATGGGAAGGTGTTTGGGGAAGAGGAAGGCGGTGGGATGCACATTGTGGGAATGCATGCGCACGCGGCGCACCATAGACACAGCCACCCGCATGGGCAGGCCGCGTGTGACGGCCACGTGGCGCGGGAACCCGAACTTGAACACGGGCACGATCACGGGCACGGGCATTCTCACGGGTTCGGTGATGCTGACGAGGATAGTGGTGTTCGGCACGTCGTCGTTTCTCAG ATTTTGGAACTTGGGATTGTATCACATTCTGTCATCATCGGCCTATCTCTGGGAGTTTCACAGAGCCCATGCACCATAAGACCCTTAGTTGCAGCTCTCTCCTTCCACCAGTTCTTTGAAGGCTTTGCACTTGGAGGCTGCATATCTCAAGCCCAGATCAAGACCCTCACAGCAACTGTCATGGCCTGTTTTTTTGCCATCACAACTCCCCTCGGGATCGGCGTTGGGACGGCCATTTCTTCATTTTACAACCCATACAGCCCAGGAGCTTTGATAACTGAAGGCATCTTGGATTCCCTGTCTGCTGGCATTCTGGTGTACATGGCCTTGGTGGACCTCATTGCTGCTGATTTCTTGAGTAAGAGGATGAGCTGCAATTTTAGGCTCCAAGTTGTATCTTATTGCTGTCTCTTTGTTGGAGCTGGATTGATGTCCTTGCTTGCAATTTGGGCTTGA
- the LOC117614378 gene encoding disease resistance protein RUN1-like isoform X1, which yields MLEVPSLLSFGGEDARKGFTGNLNAAFSDAGINASSSSSSSKSWMYQVFLSFRGEDIRKGFAGHLHAAFSDAGINAFLDDKELRRTEFIKTQLEQAIDGSMISIIVFSKRYADSSWCLDELVKIMECREKLGQKVIPLFYNVDASDVRKQTGSFAEAFEKHEAGICEGKLEREKVQQWRNALTQAADLCGEDLKNTYNGHEAELIKKIIGEVNKQLHSKYKLDIEHPVGITSRLWDLSDQLDIESDSKDVRMIGILGMGGIGKTTLAKAIYNKFERSFEGRSFLANVREVIANQATNGLVGLQEKLLNDILKSKEAIKVGSVDLGITMTQERLRCKRALVIIDDVASIQQVKAIARDRDWFGRGSRIIITTRDQQLLEQVEVDSTYPAEEMDEEEAIELFSWHAFKRDYPDQEYLDLSKRVIHYCQGLPLALEVLGSFLNKRTTSEWESQLERLERSPHETITKILRISFDGLPSHTDRDIFLDISCFFIGMDQDYVTQILDGCGFSATLGIPILIERCLVDVCEENKLMMHDLLREMGREIVREKSGRDDPKKFSRLWNREDVTDVLRDESGTEAIEGLALDLQSSDKASFSAATFTSMKKLRLLHFNNVELTGEYNIFPKKLTWLCWHGFPLDSIPDDFPNQPKLVALDLQYSKLKIVWKDCKFLEKLKIINLSHSHCLMKSPDLSKLSCLKELILEDCTSLSEVHSSIGDLGRLSVVNLQDCNMLEDLPLNFYNSKSIETLLLNGCSRFENLADGLGDMISLKTLEADNTAIRQIPSSIVKLKNLEILSVCEVTRSPSTNLGLTEDAIPRDLWRLISLENLDLADNDFHSLPSLSGLSKLEILSLDDCLNLRAIPDLPTNLKVLKAAGCTGLEKMPDFSEMSNMRELYLSGSYKLTEIPGLDKSLNSMTRIHMESCMNLTADFRKNILQGWTSCGYGGIVLDGDDIPDWFDSVHENNILDFNVPQSVGRNFKGLTLSFVYSSDLDNEIPVVISITNLTRCTDFEAWITDIAEQYDCELGNHYVWQGQLSNDELKLQDGNQVLIQIMPQDNCVKVKKTGVSLVWDKFMNENMTEYDLCGYQRRPSQKAGPSHDISNDIDLKNDNGITESQHFSELPYLEDCNNDIHKDLSCVISLIDLDLRGNDFHSLILGPGGFSNLQNLCLNDCIHLRAIPDLPTSLKVLKASGCTGLETMPDFSKMSYMRELYLNDSLKLTEIPGLDKSLNSMTRIHMEGCINLTADFRKNILQGWSSCGYGGIFLNGIYDIPEWFKLVDDADNQVYFEVPAGRDLKGFTICFFYSSDYPELEDSQVPIRITVKNLTKQTALHARIAFASVKTSREPEDHYLWQGQLSNDVLRLQGGDKISILVRPLVDFVRVKKTGVYLEWDKLMKENMRNPDPHLYDLETNRIFPGGVADGAGWSHDASVPTNQSNAVDEPLAVEGCLARLKSFLFNLFFNCFSFSHLR from the exons ATGTTGGAAGTTCCGAGTTTGTTGAGCTTTGGAGGTGAAGACGCACGCAAGGGCTTCACCGGCAACCTCAACGCCGCATTTTCTGATGCCGGTATCAATGCCTCCTCTTCATCCTCCTCCTCAAAAAGTTGGATGTACCAAGTGTTCTTGAGCTTTAGAGGGGAAGACATACGCAAGGGCTTCGCGGGCCACCTCCATGCTGCATTCTCTGATGCCGGTATCAACGCCTTTCTTGATGACAAAGAATTAAGAAGAACGGAATTTATAAAAACCCAACTGGAGCAGGCAATCGACGGGTCCATGATCTCCATAATTGTCTTCTCCAAGAGGTATGCCGATTCCAGTTGGTGTCTTGATGAGCTGGTGAAGATCATGGAGTGTAGAGAAAAATTGGGGCAAAAGGTTATTCCATTATTCTATAATGTTGATGCTTCAGATGTCCGGAAACAAACTGGTAGTTTTGCAGAAGCATTTGAGAAACATGAAGCGGGCATCTGTGAAGGTAAACTTGAGAGAGAAAAGGTACAGCAGTGGAGAAATGCTCTCACTCAAGCTGCAGATTTGTGTGGGGAAGATCTTAAAAATACTTACAATGG GCATGAAGCAGAGCTTATCAAGAAAATTATTGGGGAGGTTAATAAACAGTTGCACAGCAAATACAAATTAGACATCGAACACCCAGTTGGAATTACTTCTCGGTTGTGGGATTTGAGTGATCAGTTAGACATTGAATCAGATTCTAAAGATGTTCGCATGATTGGTATTTTGGGGATGGGCGGCATTGGAAAAACAACGCTTGCCAAAGCCATTTATAACAAGTTTGAACGTAGCTTTGAAGGTAGGAGTTTCCTTGCAAACGTGAGGGAGGTAATTGCAAACCAAGCCACTAATGGTCTGGTTGGTTTGCAAGAAAAACTTCTAAATGATATCTTGAAAAGCAAGGAGGCGATAAAGGTTGGTTCTGTTGATTTAGGGATCACTATGACACAAGAAAGACTTCGTTGCAAAAGAGCACTTGTCATAATCGACGATGTAGCTTCAATACAGCAAGTAAAAGCAATAGCTAGAGATCGTGATTGGTTTGGACGTGGAAGCCGGATTATTATAACAACAAGAGATCAACAATTGCTAGAGCAAGTTGAAGTGGATAGCACATATCCCGCTGAAGAAATGGATGAGGAAGAAGCTATAGAGCTCTTTAGTTGGCATGCCTTCAAAAGAGATTATCCTGATCAGGAATATCTTGACCTCTCAAAACGTGTAATTCATTACTGTCAAGGTTTGCCACTAGCACTTGAAGTTTTGGGGTCTTTTCTGAATAAAAGAACCACATCAGAGTGGGAAAGCCAATTGGAGAGATTGGAAAGAAGTCCTCATGaaacaattacaaaaatacTCAGAATAAGCTTTGACGGGCTACCTAGCCATACTGACAGAGATATATTCCTTGATATATCTTGTTTCTTTATTGGAATGGACCAGGACTACGTCACACAAATATTAGATGGATGTGGCTTTTCTGCAACGCTAGGAATCCCTATCCTCATTGAACGGTGCCTTGTAGATGTTTGTGAGGAAAACAAGTTGATGATGCATGATTTGCTTAGAGAGATGGGAAGAGAGATCGTTCGTGAAAAATCCGGCCGTgatgacccaaaaaaatttagtagATTGTGGAATCGTGAAGATGTAACAGATGTATTGAGAGATGAATCT GGAACTGAAGCAATTGAAGGACTTGCTCTAGATTTGCAAAGCTCTGACAAGGCTAGTTTCAGTGCAGCAACATTTACCAGTATGAAAAAACTGAGATTACTCCACTTCAACAATGTAGAGCTCACTGGAGAGTACAATATCTTCCCCAAAAAGCTAACATGGTTGTGCTGGCATGGATTCCCTTTAGACTCCATACCAGATGACTTTCCTAATCAACCGAAACTAGTTGCTTTAGACTTGCAGTATAGCAAACTCAAAATAGTTTGGAAGGATTGCAAG TTTCTTGAGAAGttgaaaatcattaatctCAGTCATTCCCATTGCCTAATGAAATCACCAGACCTTTCAAAACTCTCATGTCTCAAGGAATTGATATTGGAAGACTGTACGAGTTTGTCTGAGGTTCACTCATCCATAGGGGATCTTGGAAGACTTTCTGTGGTAAATCTTCAAGACTGCAACATGCTAGAGGATCTTCCACTGAATTTCTATAATTCCAAGTCTATTGAAACTCTTCTACTTAATGGTTGTTCAAGATTTGAAAACTTGGCTGATGGCTTAGGGGACATGATATCATTGAAAACTCTGGAAGCAGATAACACAGCCATAAGACAAATACCATCTTCCATAGTAAAATTGAAgaacttggaaattttatcAGTATGTGAGGTGACAAGGTCGCCATCAACTAACCTTGGTCTGACCGAGGATGCTATCCCTAGGGATCTCTGGAGACTAATTTCCTTAGAAAATTTAGATCTTGCAGACAATGACTTTCATAGCCTACCAAGCCTCAGTGGTCTTTCAAAGCTTGAAATTTTGTCGTTAGACGACTGCTTAAATCTTCGTGCAATCCCAGATTTACCAACAAATTTGAAAGTTCTGAAAGCAGCTGGCTGCACAGGATTGGAAAAAATgccagatttttcagaaatgtCAAATATGAGAGAATTGTATCTAAGTGGATCTTACAAACTCACTGAGATTCCAGGCCTGGATAAGTCCTTAAATTCCATGACACGGATTCATATGGAAAGTTGCATGAATCTCACTGCTGATTTTAGGAAGAACATCCTACAG GGATGGACTTCTTGCGGATATGGTGGCATTGTTCTGGATGGAGATGATATTCCTGATTGGTTCGACAGTGTCCATGAGAATAATATTTTGGATTTCAATGTTCCTCAAAGTGTTGGTCGTAATTTTAAAGGGTTAACTTTGTCCTTCGTTTACTCTTCAGACTTGGACAATGAAATTCCTGTCGTCATTAGCATTACAAACTTGACCCGGTGTACTGATTTTGAAGCCTGGATCACAGATATAGCAGAACAATATGACTGTGAACTTGGAAATCATTATGTTTGGCAGGGACAGTTATCAAACGACGAGCTCAAATTGCAAGACGGTAATCAAGTCTTGATTCAGATAATGCCTCAAGATAATTGTGTGAAGGTGAAGAAAACAGGTGTTAGCCTGGTATGGGACAAATTTATGAACGAAAATATGACTGAATACGATCTTTGTGGTTATCAACGTCGCCCATCTCAAAAGGCAGGACCAAGCCATGATATCTCTAATGACATTGATCTCAAAAATGATAATGGCATAACAGAATCACAACACTTTTCAGAACTCCCATATCTCGAAGACTGCAACAATGATATTCATAAGGATCTCAGTTGCGTAATTTCCTTAATAGATTTAGATCTTAGAGGCAATGATTTTCATAGCCTAATTCTAGGCCCCGGTGGTTTTtcaaatcttcaaaatttgTGTTTAAATGACTGCATACATCTTCGTGCAATCCCAGATTTACCAACAAGTTTGAAAGTTCTAAAAGCATCTGGCTGCACAGGATTGGAAACGATGccagatttttcaaaaatgtcGTATATGAGAGAATTGTATCTAAATGACTCGCTCAAACTCACTGAGATTCCAGGTTTGGATAAGTCATTAAACTCCATGACAAGGATTCATATGGAAGGCTGCATCAATCTCACTGCTGATTTTAGGAAGAACATCCTACAg GGATGGAGTTCTTGCGGATATGGTGGAATTTTTCTGAATGGAATTTATGATATTCCTGAGTGGTTCAAGTTGGTCGATGATGCGGACAATCAAGTCTACTTTGAAGTTCCTGCTGGTCGTGATTTAAAAGGGTTTACTATATGCTTCTTTTACTCTTCAGACTACCCAGAACTTGAAGATTCTCAAGTTCCTATTCGCATTACAGTTAAAAATCTTACCAAACAAACTGCTTTGCACGCAAGGATAGCATTTGCCTCAGTAAAAACTTCAAGAGAACCAGAAGACCATTATCTTTGGCAGGGACAATTGTCAAACGATGTGCTCCGTTTGCAAGGCGGAGACAAGATCTCCATTCTAGTAAGGCCTCTGGTTGATTTTGTGAGAGTGAAGAAGACAGGGGTTTATCTAGAATGGGACAAACTCATGAAGGAAAATATGCGTAATCCTGATCCTCATTTGTATGATTTGGAAACTAATCGGATTTTTCCCGGGGGAGTTGCTGATGGGGCAGGATGGAGCCATGACGCATCTGTTCCCACTAATCAATCGAATGCTGTAGATGAACCATTAGCAGTGGAGGGGTGTTTAGCGCGTCTTAaaagttttttgtttaatctttttttcaattgtttttccttttcccaCCTACGTTGA
- the LOC117614378 gene encoding disease resistance protein RPV1-like isoform X2, whose translation MLEVPSLLSFGGEDARKGFTGNLNAAFSDAGINASSSSSSSKSWMYQVFLSFRGEDIRKGFAGHLHAAFSDAGINAFLDDKELRRTEFIKTQLEQAIDGSMISIIVFSKRYADSSWCLDELVKIMECREKLGQKVIPLFYNVDASDVRKQTGSFAEAFEKHEAGICEGKLEREKVQQWRNALTQAADLCGEDLKNTYNGHEAELIKKIIGEVNKQLHSKYKLDIEHPVGITSRLWDLSDQLDIESDSKDVRMIGILGMGGIGKTTLAKAIYNKFERSFEGRSFLANVREVIANQATNGLVGLQEKLLNDILKSKEAIKVGSVDLGITMTQERLRCKRALVIIDDVASIQQVKAIARDRDWFGRGSRIIITTRDQQLLEQVEVDSTYPAEEMDEEEAIELFSWHAFKRDYPDQEYLDLSKRVIHYCQGLPLALEVLGSFLNKRTTSEWESQLERLERSPHETITKILRISFDGLPSHTDRDIFLDISCFFIGMDQDYVTQILDGCGFSATLGIPILIERCLVDVCEENKLMMHDLLREMGREIVREKSGRDDPKKFSRLWNREDVTDVLRDESGTEAIEGLALDLQSSDKASFSAATFTSMKKLRLLHFNNVELTGEYNIFPKKLTWLCWHGFPLDSIPDDFPNQPKLVALDLQYSKLKIVWKDCKFLEKLKIINLSHSHCLMKSPDLSKLSCLKELILEDCTSLSEVHSSIGDLGRLSVVNLQDCNMLEDLPLNFYNSKSIETLLLNGCSRFENLADGLGDMISLKTLEADNTAIRQIPSSIVKLKNLEILSVCEVTRSPSTNLGLTEDAIPRDLWRLISLENLDLADNDFHSLPSLSGLSKLEILSLDDCLNLRAIPDLPTNLKVLKAAGCTGLEKMPDFSEMSNMRELYLSGSYKLTEIPGLDKSLNSMTRIHMESCMNLTADFRKNILQGWSSCGYGGIFLNGIYDIPEWFKLVDDADNQVYFEVPAGRDLKGFTICFFYSSDYPELEDSQVPIRITVKNLTKQTALHARIAFASVKTSREPEDHYLWQGQLSNDVLRLQGGDKISILVRPLVDFVRVKKTGVYLEWDKLMKENMRNPDPHLYDLETNRIFPGGVADGAGWSHDASVPTNQSNAVDEPLAVEGCLARLKSFLFNLFFNCFSFSHLR comes from the exons ATGTTGGAAGTTCCGAGTTTGTTGAGCTTTGGAGGTGAAGACGCACGCAAGGGCTTCACCGGCAACCTCAACGCCGCATTTTCTGATGCCGGTATCAATGCCTCCTCTTCATCCTCCTCCTCAAAAAGTTGGATGTACCAAGTGTTCTTGAGCTTTAGAGGGGAAGACATACGCAAGGGCTTCGCGGGCCACCTCCATGCTGCATTCTCTGATGCCGGTATCAACGCCTTTCTTGATGACAAAGAATTAAGAAGAACGGAATTTATAAAAACCCAACTGGAGCAGGCAATCGACGGGTCCATGATCTCCATAATTGTCTTCTCCAAGAGGTATGCCGATTCCAGTTGGTGTCTTGATGAGCTGGTGAAGATCATGGAGTGTAGAGAAAAATTGGGGCAAAAGGTTATTCCATTATTCTATAATGTTGATGCTTCAGATGTCCGGAAACAAACTGGTAGTTTTGCAGAAGCATTTGAGAAACATGAAGCGGGCATCTGTGAAGGTAAACTTGAGAGAGAAAAGGTACAGCAGTGGAGAAATGCTCTCACTCAAGCTGCAGATTTGTGTGGGGAAGATCTTAAAAATACTTACAATGG GCATGAAGCAGAGCTTATCAAGAAAATTATTGGGGAGGTTAATAAACAGTTGCACAGCAAATACAAATTAGACATCGAACACCCAGTTGGAATTACTTCTCGGTTGTGGGATTTGAGTGATCAGTTAGACATTGAATCAGATTCTAAAGATGTTCGCATGATTGGTATTTTGGGGATGGGCGGCATTGGAAAAACAACGCTTGCCAAAGCCATTTATAACAAGTTTGAACGTAGCTTTGAAGGTAGGAGTTTCCTTGCAAACGTGAGGGAGGTAATTGCAAACCAAGCCACTAATGGTCTGGTTGGTTTGCAAGAAAAACTTCTAAATGATATCTTGAAAAGCAAGGAGGCGATAAAGGTTGGTTCTGTTGATTTAGGGATCACTATGACACAAGAAAGACTTCGTTGCAAAAGAGCACTTGTCATAATCGACGATGTAGCTTCAATACAGCAAGTAAAAGCAATAGCTAGAGATCGTGATTGGTTTGGACGTGGAAGCCGGATTATTATAACAACAAGAGATCAACAATTGCTAGAGCAAGTTGAAGTGGATAGCACATATCCCGCTGAAGAAATGGATGAGGAAGAAGCTATAGAGCTCTTTAGTTGGCATGCCTTCAAAAGAGATTATCCTGATCAGGAATATCTTGACCTCTCAAAACGTGTAATTCATTACTGTCAAGGTTTGCCACTAGCACTTGAAGTTTTGGGGTCTTTTCTGAATAAAAGAACCACATCAGAGTGGGAAAGCCAATTGGAGAGATTGGAAAGAAGTCCTCATGaaacaattacaaaaatacTCAGAATAAGCTTTGACGGGCTACCTAGCCATACTGACAGAGATATATTCCTTGATATATCTTGTTTCTTTATTGGAATGGACCAGGACTACGTCACACAAATATTAGATGGATGTGGCTTTTCTGCAACGCTAGGAATCCCTATCCTCATTGAACGGTGCCTTGTAGATGTTTGTGAGGAAAACAAGTTGATGATGCATGATTTGCTTAGAGAGATGGGAAGAGAGATCGTTCGTGAAAAATCCGGCCGTgatgacccaaaaaaatttagtagATTGTGGAATCGTGAAGATGTAACAGATGTATTGAGAGATGAATCT GGAACTGAAGCAATTGAAGGACTTGCTCTAGATTTGCAAAGCTCTGACAAGGCTAGTTTCAGTGCAGCAACATTTACCAGTATGAAAAAACTGAGATTACTCCACTTCAACAATGTAGAGCTCACTGGAGAGTACAATATCTTCCCCAAAAAGCTAACATGGTTGTGCTGGCATGGATTCCCTTTAGACTCCATACCAGATGACTTTCCTAATCAACCGAAACTAGTTGCTTTAGACTTGCAGTATAGCAAACTCAAAATAGTTTGGAAGGATTGCAAG TTTCTTGAGAAGttgaaaatcattaatctCAGTCATTCCCATTGCCTAATGAAATCACCAGACCTTTCAAAACTCTCATGTCTCAAGGAATTGATATTGGAAGACTGTACGAGTTTGTCTGAGGTTCACTCATCCATAGGGGATCTTGGAAGACTTTCTGTGGTAAATCTTCAAGACTGCAACATGCTAGAGGATCTTCCACTGAATTTCTATAATTCCAAGTCTATTGAAACTCTTCTACTTAATGGTTGTTCAAGATTTGAAAACTTGGCTGATGGCTTAGGGGACATGATATCATTGAAAACTCTGGAAGCAGATAACACAGCCATAAGACAAATACCATCTTCCATAGTAAAATTGAAgaacttggaaattttatcAGTATGTGAGGTGACAAGGTCGCCATCAACTAACCTTGGTCTGACCGAGGATGCTATCCCTAGGGATCTCTGGAGACTAATTTCCTTAGAAAATTTAGATCTTGCAGACAATGACTTTCATAGCCTACCAAGCCTCAGTGGTCTTTCAAAGCTTGAAATTTTGTCGTTAGACGACTGCTTAAATCTTCGTGCAATCCCAGATTTACCAACAAATTTGAAAGTTCTGAAAGCAGCTGGCTGCACAGGATTGGAAAAAATgccagatttttcagaaatgtCAAATATGAGAGAATTGTATCTAAGTGGATCTTACAAACTCACTGAGATTCCAGGCCTGGATAAGTCCTTAAATTCCATGACACGGATTCATATGGAAAGTTGCATGAATCTCACTGCTGATTTTAGGAAGAACATCCTACAG GGATGGAGTTCTTGCGGATATGGTGGAATTTTTCTGAATGGAATTTATGATATTCCTGAGTGGTTCAAGTTGGTCGATGATGCGGACAATCAAGTCTACTTTGAAGTTCCTGCTGGTCGTGATTTAAAAGGGTTTACTATATGCTTCTTTTACTCTTCAGACTACCCAGAACTTGAAGATTCTCAAGTTCCTATTCGCATTACAGTTAAAAATCTTACCAAACAAACTGCTTTGCACGCAAGGATAGCATTTGCCTCAGTAAAAACTTCAAGAGAACCAGAAGACCATTATCTTTGGCAGGGACAATTGTCAAACGATGTGCTCCGTTTGCAAGGCGGAGACAAGATCTCCATTCTAGTAAGGCCTCTGGTTGATTTTGTGAGAGTGAAGAAGACAGGGGTTTATCTAGAATGGGACAAACTCATGAAGGAAAATATGCGTAATCCTGATCCTCATTTGTATGATTTGGAAACTAATCGGATTTTTCCCGGGGGAGTTGCTGATGGGGCAGGATGGAGCCATGACGCATCTGTTCCCACTAATCAATCGAATGCTGTAGATGAACCATTAGCAGTGGAGGGGTGTTTAGCGCGTCTTAaaagttttttgtttaatctttttttcaattgtttttccttttcccaCCTACGTTGA